One segment of Trachemys scripta elegans isolate TJP31775 chromosome 1, CAS_Tse_1.0, whole genome shotgun sequence DNA contains the following:
- the LOC117884369 gene encoding olfactory receptor 51E2-like yields the protein MPSPNNTDLSLSSFVLAGTAGLEAARFWLAFPLCSMYLVAIVGNGAVVFIVKTELSLHAPMYIFLCMLASIDLALSTCTVPRMLSLLWFDWREISFGACLLQMFLIHSLSAVESTVLLAMAWDRYMAICHPLQHATILTNPVMAKIGLASVARGVMFFLPLPLLILRLSFCGSNVLSHSYCLHQDVMNLACTSTTVNVIYGLTAILLVMGLDALLIALSYFMIIKAVYQPYSRAIPWKRLVCSSPSISGAIREQKNGHIG from the exons ATGCCCTCTCCCAACAACACCGACCTCAGCCTTTCCTCCTTCGTCTTGGCCGGCACGGCCGGGCTGGAAGCTGCCCGTTTCTGGCTGGCGTTCCCTCTGTGCTCCATGTACCTCGTGGCCATTGTAGGCAACGGCGCGGTGGTGTTCATTGTAAAGACGGAGCTGAGCCTCCATGCCCCCATGTACATCTTCCTGTGTATGCTGGCCTCCATCGACCTGGCGCTGTCCACCTGCACCGTGCCCAGAATGCTCTCCCTCCTGTGGTTTGACTGGAGGGAAATCAGCTTCGGCGCCTGCCTGCTCCAGATGTTCCTCATCCACTCCCTGTCTGCTGTCGAGTCCACCGTCCTGCTGGCCATGGCCTGGGATCGGTACATGGCCATATGCCACCCTCTGCAGCACGCGACCATCCTCACCAATCCGGTGATGGCGAAGATAGGCCTGGCTTCTGTGGCTAGGGGTGTGATGTTCTTCCTCCCTTTGCCCTTGCTCATTCTTCGCCTATCGTTCTGCGGCTCCAACGTCCTGTCGCACTCCTATTGTTTGCACCAGGACGTTATGAACCTGGCCTGCACCAGCACCACGGTCAATGTCATCTATGGCTTGACTGCTATCCTCTTGGTGATGGGGCTCGACGCGCTACTGATTGCCTTGTCCTACTTCATGATCATCAAGGCTGTCTACCAGCCCTATAGCAGAGCGATCCCCTGGAAAAGACTTGTCTGCAGCAGTCCATCCATCAGTGGAGCAATTAGAGAAcaaaagaacggccatattgg gtaa